The following proteins are encoded in a genomic region of Rhizobium sp. CCGE531:
- a CDS encoding alpha/beta hydrolase: MTNTNYLHRLKAGAAGKPIFFTFHGTGGDENQFFDFAARLLPDATIVSPRGDVSEYGAARFFRRTGEGVYDMADLARATEKMAAYVSELAAEYGASQVLGLGFSNGANILANVLIEHGDLFDAAVLMHPLIPFQPKDNSRLAGRRVLITAGERDPISHAPVTQALADYFARQDAEVTLEWHAGGHDIRPNEIEAISKFLVPYA; this comes from the coding sequence ATGACGAATACGAATTACCTGCACCGGCTGAAGGCCGGTGCAGCCGGAAAGCCTATTTTCTTCACCTTCCATGGCACCGGCGGCGATGAGAACCAGTTCTTCGATTTCGCTGCCCGGCTGCTGCCGGACGCCACCATCGTATCGCCGCGCGGCGATGTCTCGGAATATGGTGCTGCGCGTTTCTTCCGCCGGACGGGCGAGGGCGTCTATGACATGGCGGACCTTGCCCGGGCGACGGAAAAGATGGCGGCCTATGTCTCGGAACTGGCGGCGGAATACGGCGCATCGCAGGTCCTCGGCCTCGGTTTTTCCAACGGTGCGAACATCCTCGCCAACGTTTTGATCGAGCATGGGGATCTTTTCGATGCGGCCGTGCTGATGCATCCGCTCATCCCCTTCCAGCCAAAGGACAATTCAAGGCTGGCGGGGAGGCGCGTGCTGATCACGGCGGGCGAGCGGGATCCGATCTCGCACGCGCCGGTGACCCAGGCGCTCGCCGACTATTTTGCACGGCAGGATGCTGAGGTTACGCTCGAATGGCATGCGGGCGGCCACGATATTCGCCCCAACGAGATTGAGGCGATCAGTAAATTCCTTGTGCCTTACGCATAA